Below is a genomic region from Scytonema millei VB511283.
TCAGTTTTTTGTTAATTCTCTGCCGCGATTTTGGTCTTCCCAGTCCAGATGGGATCACGGTCGATCTCAAGCTTTCCCATCAGGCGATCGCAGAAGCGATTGGTTCTACCCGCGTTACAGTCACCCGCTTGCTAGGAGACTTGCGCGATAAAAATATGATCTCCATCCACAAAAAGAAAATCACCGTTCACAACCCTGTCATATTGAGTCAGCAGTTTACTTAGGGGCGAGGAGCGAGGAGTGAGGAGTGAGAGGACGAGGAAGATATGGGGGACAAGGGGGACAAGGAGGACAAGGAAGCAGGGGAGCAGAGGAGCAGAGAAGCAACTACCAACTACCAACTACCAATTCCTTACACCCTAAACCCCACACCCCACACCCTTTCTTCACTGGTCACTGATAACTGATAACTGTTAACTGACAACTGACTCCCTACTCCCTCATTATTAGGGTAGGCTGTATCTGGATGATGTAAATCGCAGCAAGAAATGTCCACCGGATTCATCTGGATTGCAGCAATTATTATTTTGGGGGGTGTAATCGCGACGGTGGGCGATCGCATCGGCACGAAAGTAGGCAAAGCGCGGCTGAGTTTGTTTAAACTGCGTCCCCGTAATACGGCTACTTTGATTACCATCTTGACTGGAATGGTAATTTCTTTTTCCACTTTGGGGGTTTTGCTAGCTTTTGACAAGCGGTTGCGAGATGGGGTCTTTGAGATTGGTAGGGTACAACGATTGCTGGAATTAAGGCGACAAGATTTAACCGAAACTCGACAGCAGTTAGAAACAACTACCAAAGCCAAAACTCAAGTCGAGCAAGAACTGACTCAAGCCAGGGAAGAACAGAAAGCTCAGCAGATAGAAGCTCAAAGACAGCAAGCAGCAGCCCAAAAGCGGTTGAAAGAAATTAATCAATCTTTACGGGCAGCCTTAACTAAACAAATACAAACCCAAGCTCAACTCAACCGCACTCGCGGTCAGCTCGAACGAATTTCTGCCCAATATCAGCAAGCGCAAGCGCAGCTGAACACGGTGACTGGACAAGCACGCAGGCTACGACAAGAAATTCAACAGAATCAGAAAGAACTGCAAGCATTAGTTGCCCAACGAAATCAACTTAAAACAAGAATTAGCCAGCAAGACCGAGAAATTGCCAAATTAGACGCAGAAATTCAGCGGCGAGACCTGAGTATTGCCCAAAGAGAAGCTTTACTGAAAGATTTGGAAAAAGAAGCAATTGCTTTAGCAAGGAACTTACAACTGCTGCGCCAGGGGAATCTTGCATTAGTCAGGGGTCAAGTCCTAGCGGCGCGGGTAGTGCGCATCGTTCGCCCTTCAGCCGCTCGTCAAGCTGTCGAAGAAATTTTGCGCGAAGCTAACCGTAATGCTATGAATCAAACTCAACCTGGAGTAGAAAAAATTTCCCAAAGGGTTGTCAAAATTTCGGAAAAACAAGTCGAACAGCTCATCAAGCAAATTGACGATGGGCGAGATTATTTCGTCCGCATTCTCGCTGCAAACAATTATGTGGTCGGGGAAAGTTCGGTGCAAGTTTTTGCTGATGTGGCGCTGAATCAACAAGTCTTTAAACCTGGAGAAGTATTATCTAGAATCGAAGCGAACCCAGCAGTAATGACAACCAGAGAAGTGAGACAACGCATAGATTTGTTGTTAGAAGCTGCTAAATTTAGCGCTCAACGTGCTGGAGTGTTGGATGAGAATCTCCTAATTGCCGACAATCGTATCCAAACCCTAATTCGCTTTTTCGAGCAACTCCAGAGCTACGATCGCCCATTAGAATTAAAAGCGATCGCCGCTCAGAATATTTACACTGCTGGACCTATAGCTGTCGAGCTACTGGCAACTCAAAACGGACAGGTGATATTTAGTACTCAACAGAGTTTACCGCAGCCAACGGAGCAGGGAGCAGGGAGCAGGGAGCAGGGAGCAGGGAGCAGGGAGCAGGGAGCAGAGGAGCAGGGAGCAGAGGAGCAGGGAGTGGGGAGTGGGGAGTAGGTATGGAGATGCACTCAACTGTGATATTAGGCTTCGATCCTGGTCGAGATAAATGTGGTGTAGCAGTGATGGGACTGGATGGTAATTTGTCCTACCATCAAGTTGTATCAGCAGCAGAAGCGATCGCTACTATTCAAGCCTTGCGCCAAAAATACCGCATCTCCCTGTTAGTTATGGGCGATCGAACCACATCCAAACAGTGGCAGCAAAAAATTAGTCAAGCACAACTAGAACCGCTAACCATAGTCATGGTAGACGAACGCAACACGACTTTAGAAGCACGCGATCGCTACTGGCAGATGTATCCTCCAACTGGTCTTTCTCGCCTCATCCCGCAGGGAATGCGTCAACCCCCACGGGCGATCGACGATATTGTAGCAATATTGCTGATTGAAAGATACTTGTTAAGTCGTAAGTCGTAAGTCGTAAGTCGTAAGTCAACAGTCACTTACTACCAACTCCTCACGAATGACAAATGACAAATGACCATTAAATTTCTGCCCGAATTTTAAATGCATAATCTCCGCCTGGTTCTAGCTGATAGTCGCGTTGCTCTAGAAAGCGACCAAGAGGTTCTTGGATCAATGCCCGTCCTTGCGAAGGTTTAACAGATAACTCGCCTCGGTGAAATTGCCACTGGAATTGCCACTCAAAATTACCAGCGCACACTTCTCCTTCTAGCAAACCATGCTGCCAAGATTGTCGTGTAATCCGAACGTGGGCAACAGTTTCTGGTAATCGTTTACGACTCACAATGATACTACCGTTATGAAATGCTTTCCGAATGACTTACTTCCCACAATACCAAAACCAACTTATAGGATCGAAGAGGCGAAAGCGATCTTTCTAACGAAAGAAAGTGAGTCTTGAGTGGTTAGTGGCTAGTGGCTGGTGGCTAGATTCCTAGTTTTCGTCTTCACTAGTCACTAGTCACTAGTCACTGAAAACTGAGATTATTTCCATCTATGCATGAGCCTTTAGAAGAGACGGAATTAGCCGATGAATTAGATAAGGCAATTTGGGGCTTTGATGATATTCAGGCAGAAATTAACTACAAACAGGCAAAAGATACTCTTCATAACTTAGTCACTCGTCTCGACCTCAAACCACAAGAACGAGAGGGATTAGAATCAGAAATCGCCCAGTTAGAGACGATGCTGGAAAATCTGGAGCAGAGGGTGGTGCAAATTGCTGTCTTCGGTATGGTAGGTAGGGGAAAATCATCTCTACTTAATGCTTTGTTAGGGCAGCAAGTCTTTGAAACGGGTCCATTGCATGGCGTAACTCGCAGCACTCAAAAAGCACAGTGGGAAGTTACAGAAGAAACGATTGGTACGGGCGATCGCTACGTTAAATTTACCTTGCCTAGTAGCGGTGATTCTCAAGTAGAATTGATTGACACCCCCGGCTTAGATGAGGTTGATGGGGAAACTCGCGCTGCCCTCGCCGCGCAAATTGCCAATCGTGCCGATCTGATTTTATTTGCGATCGCCGGAGATATGACGCAAGTAGAACACAAGGCTCTTTCCCAACTGCGAGACGTTGGCAAGCCGATCCTGTTGGTATTTAATAAAATCGACCAATATCCCCAAGCCGACCGGATAGCGATCTATCACAAAATTCGCGACGAACGAGTCAAAGAATTACTCTCTCCCGATGAAATTGTCATGGCGGCGGCTTCTCCTTTGACCAAAAAAGCGATCGTGCGTCCTGATGGAACCAGAAGCGTGCAACTCAGCCAGGGACAGCCGCAAATTGAGGAATTGAAATTAAAAATTCTCGAAATTTTACATCGGGAAGGCAAAGCTTTAGTTGCTCTCAATACAATGCTTTATGCCGACAACGTGAACGAGCAAATTGTCAAGCGTAAACTCGAAATTCGTGCCAGCAGTGCCGAGCGCTTGATTTGGCGGGCAACCATGACCAAAGCCGTAGCGATCGCCCTGAACCCAATAATGATGGTCGATCTGCTCAGTGGAGCTGCGATCGATTTAATCCTCATCCTGTCTCTAGCTAAGTTATATGACATACCGATGACACAGACAGGAGCCTTGCAATTGCTACAAAAAATCGCCCTGAGTTTGGGCGGAATTAGTGCCAGCCAATTGCTAGCAAATTTGGGCTTAAGTTCCCTGAAAAGCTTATTGGGTATAGCTACCCCCGCTACCGGGGGCATTACCCTGGCTCCCTACCTTTCTGTTGCTATTACCCAAGCAGGCGTGGCGGGTGTTTCTGCTTACAGCATCGGACAAGTGACAAAAGCATACCTCGCCAACGGCGCAACTTGGGGACCAGAAGGACCGAAAGCCGTCATTACGCGCATTTTGTCCTCCCTCGACCAAACTTCTATTCTGAATCGGATTAAAGATGAGTTGGTCGCGAAATTAGGGGCTAGAAAAGAGAGCTGAGGGAGCTGAGGATGCTGAGGGAGACAAGGGAGAAAGAAATTTACAATCTCCATACCCTACACCCCACACCCTACACCCCACACCCCACACCCTACACCCTTTCTTCACTAGCCACCAGTCACCAGTCACCAGCCACTATCTTATACACGCGGAGGCAGATTACGCTGCTGCTTGAAGGATTCGAGAATTTCCCGTACTTGTTGTCCGGCGATTTCCCGACCACCCAAACCGAAGGCGATCGCAGAAGCAACGGCGATCGCGCCAAATAGCAATCCAAATGCTAAATTCACGATATCTTGGGCAATACCGATCTGTTGCAGTGCCATCGCTGAGACAAGGGCAATAATTGCTATACGGGCTATCTGTCCTAAAATCTGGGCTTGGCGATCGCCCGAACTGGTGATGATGTTGTAAGCCAGGTTTGCCAAAAATAAACCGATGGCGAATACTACCAATCCTGCTAAAATTCGCCCAAAAATTACGATGATGCCGCTAACTAGGGTAGTTAATGCAGGAATACCCAAAATATTAACTGCTGTCACCGTGGCAAACAGCATAATTCCTACAAATACAATAATGCCCACAATTTCGGCTGGCGTACGAGCGGAGATTGTAGGCGCTGGTTCCCTTTGAATGACTGTTGGCTGTCCCGTCGTTGGTGGGGGTGGAATTGCTCCTGGTTCCTCATAGGTGGGACTTGGCGCGGCGCTTCTGCGTCTGAGAGTGGGCAGTCCCAACACAGAGAAGATGTTGTTAAAACCAATACTTGTGAGAATATTCGTCACCAAATCGCCAACGAATCGCCCCAGGAAGTAAGCCAGGATGAGAATTAATGCTGCTGTAAAGATTAGTGGTAAAGCATTAAGGATCTGTTGCAACATGGCGATCGCCGGAGTCGAGATCGCATCAATGCGCAGTTGTTGTAGTGCCGCGATCGCTACTGGAATCAAAATCAGGACGTAGACGATGGTGCCAATAATTCCCGATAAAGATTGCCCTCCCGCCGTGGTTCGCAGTCCAAAGCGCGATCCTGCTTGGTCAATTCCAGTTGAGATCAGCAAATTAGTGACGATCCGACGCACTACAGTCGCCAACAACCAACCAGCAGCAGCAATAATGACTGCTACCAAAATATTTGGTAAAGCTGAGAGGATCTCGCTCACCAAACCCTCTATTGGTTGTAATGCTTGCTGCAAACCAAGAGTATCGAGGATAGGAATTAAAAACAGCAAAAATATAAACCAGTACAAGGCATTGCCAATCGTATCGCTGAGCGATAGCTGGTTTGGTGGTCGAGTTACCCCTTGGGGTCGCTGGTCTAAACGCTCGTCTAGCCTAGCAGCGCGCAGTCCTCGGACTGTAATCAACTTCACGATTGTGGCAATTGCCCAAGCTACACCCAGGAAGATCAGCGCTCCTAGTATCCGAGGAATGAAGCTCAGTACAGTATTGAGGAAGCCACCCAAAGGACGAGACACCACCTCTAGTTGAAGTGCGTTTAGCACCGCTACTACGGTGAAGAGAATCACAATCCAATAGACTAGATTGGCAATCAGTTCTTCGACTCTGGGTAAGTCGCGGCTATCCGAACGACCAGTAATGCTGGCTGCAATGCGGTTGTCAATATCCGTGCGATTGAGGATGCCTTTAACTATAGCTTTAGCGATCGCAGCCACGATCAAACCAAGCGCCAGAATTAAGACTGCTCCCAGCAAGTTAGGAATAAACGCTAACAAGCTACCCCAAATATTTTGTACGTAGTCTACACTTCGCTCAACAGCCTGTTGTCCCTGCTGTACTGGTGGTGCTGCTTGCGCCAAATGTTGCCAAGACGCTTGCAGGGGTCTATCCCAGTTAGTGAAGTGGGTTATCCCGTGCCAAATTGCATTCATAATTTTCCGAGTTAACTGTAAATTTCATGAGGAGAAAGTACCAGCCACCGCTCTTTTTGGTAGCAGAATTGAAAATCCTGCTACAACTCCCTTGTATTTTTGTACTTTGTCAGCAAATTAGCTAGTGAGGAGAAATATAGAGTTCTTATACAGAGTGATTCCTCAGTTTCTCATTCCACATCTACCTTAGTGAGTAGTTATGCCAGAAGAATCCCCGGATTAGTGAGTTTTTAGGTTTTTCATTCTTGCGATAGGTGCGAAATCAAATCAATTTACTCGTTAAGATTATGATTAAATTTTCTGATAAATCAGGGAGACAAGGGGGAGAAGAGAGCGCAAGGTTGCTGAGGGAGCTGAGGGAGCTGAGGGAGCTGAGGAAGCAGGGAGCAGTTATCAGTGACCAGTGACCAAAGTTTTGAGTTTTGAGTTTTGAGTTTTGAGTTTTGAGTTTTGAGTTTTGAGTTAAATTCAACATTCAACATTCAAAACTCTCTTCCACGCATCACTGACAACTGACAACTGACAACTGACAACTGACAACTGACAACTAACAACTGACAACTGAACGAATGACACAAATATTTGAACAATCAATTGAGATTGCTGCTAGTGCAACGGCTGTCGAGCGTTGCGTTACCGACTTGCATCTAATGCATCGGTGGTTGAACCCAGCCCTGCGTTGCGAACCTGTAGGCGAGTGGAGTACGGAAATAGGTAGCCGCAGCCGTTTTATTATTCAAGTTCCCTTAGTCAAACCCACTTTAGAGTGCATCACGATCGGTCGCGCTCCTGGGTTAATTGTCTGGGGGTTTGAGGGTTTTTTTCAAGGTAGCGATCGCTGGGAGTGTCAGCCCTTATCCCAAGGAACGCGCCTGCTTAACCGCTTTGAATTTGATATACCCAATCCCATCGTTAGCTGGGGTTTCCACACCTTCGCCGCCCCCTGGACGCAAGCGGACATGAAAACTCAACTCCAGCGCCTCAAGCAGGTTGCTGAGGAAGTGAGCAGGGAGCAGGGAGCAGGGAGCAGGGAGTAGGGAGTAGGGAGCAGGGAGTAGGGAGCAGTTAATTCTCGACTTACGACTTACGACTTACGACTTACGACTTACGACTTCCAACTCTATCCTCTTCCCAGTTGACTTAACAACTTGCGAATTACTGGAGCATCTTCTGCATGGGGGGCTTGGGCAAGATAGGATTCAAAGTCGGAAATGGCTGAAAACCAATGTCCCAACTGGTAGTTAATTAAACCGCGATCGCGTGTTTCACCTGGGATATCTGGAAACAACAGCAAAATCTTTTCTACTGTTCCCAGTGCTTTTTCTAAATCCTGCTGTTGTAAATAAATATACTTCAAATTTGTCAGCATTCGTGCTAAAAATTGCCGATGAGTCACCGATCGCAAAAATTCCGCTCGTAATGCTACAGGCTGTCCGTAAATTTGGCTCAATTTTGCTTGACAGTCTTGAGGAAACAGTACTTCACCTCGATTGAAGGCATCGACAAAAATCTCCATTTCCGGTATCTCAGGACGAATCAGGAAATGCCCCGGCATTCCCACCCCAACCATCGGAAAGTCAATTCGCTTAGCTAACTCTAGGTAGATTAGCGATAGTGTAATCGGAATTCCCGTCCGTCGCTCGATCGCATCGTTT
It encodes:
- a CDS encoding mechanosensitive ion channel, which translates into the protein MNAIWHGITHFTNWDRPLQASWQHLAQAAPPVQQGQQAVERSVDYVQNIWGSLLAFIPNLLGAVLILALGLIVAAIAKAIVKGILNRTDIDNRIAASITGRSDSRDLPRVEELIANLVYWIVILFTVVAVLNALQLEVVSRPLGGFLNTVLSFIPRILGALIFLGVAWAIATIVKLITVRGLRAARLDERLDQRPQGVTRPPNQLSLSDTIGNALYWFIFLLFLIPILDTLGLQQALQPIEGLVSEILSALPNILVAVIIAAAGWLLATVVRRIVTNLLISTGIDQAGSRFGLRTTAGGQSLSGIIGTIVYVLILIPVAIAALQQLRIDAISTPAIAMLQQILNALPLIFTAALILILAYFLGRFVGDLVTNILTSIGFNNIFSVLGLPTLRRRSAAPSPTYEEPGAIPPPPTTGQPTVIQREPAPTISARTPAEIVGIIVFVGIMLFATVTAVNILGIPALTTLVSGIIVIFGRILAGLVVFAIGLFLANLAYNIITSSGDRQAQILGQIARIAIIALVSAMALQQIGIAQDIVNLAFGLLFGAIAVASAIAFGLGGREIAGQQVREILESFKQQRNLPPRV
- a CDS encoding pre-16S rRNA-processing nuclease YqgF, giving the protein MHSTVILGFDPGRDKCGVAVMGLDGNLSYHQVVSAAEAIATIQALRQKYRISLLVMGDRTTSKQWQQKISQAQLEPLTIVMVDERNTTLEARDRYWQMYPPTGLSRLIPQGMRQPPRAIDDIVAILLIERYLLSRKS
- a CDS encoding DUF3146 family protein, with the protein product MSRKRLPETVAHVRITRQSWQHGLLEGEVCAGNFEWQFQWQFHRGELSVKPSQGRALIQEPLGRFLEQRDYQLEPGGDYAFKIRAEI
- a CDS encoding SirB1 family protein; the encoded protein is MMVSVARQFFSQEIDRSDEQIDLAKAALYIAQEEYPELDPAEYLNALNTMAEELLERLPIQRYPLRVIQTINQYLYEDLGFKGNVNEYHDPRNSFLNDAIERRTGIPITLSLIYLELAKRIDFPMVGVGMPGHFLIRPEIPEMEIFVDAFNRGEVLFPQDCQAKLSQIYGQPVALRAEFLRSVTHRQFLARMLTNLKYIYLQQQDLEKALGTVEKILLLFPDIPGETRDRGLINYQLGHWFSAISDFESYLAQAPHAEDAPVIRKLLSQLGRG
- a CDS encoding DUF3084 domain-containing protein, with the protein product MSTGFIWIAAIIILGGVIATVGDRIGTKVGKARLSLFKLRPRNTATLITILTGMVISFSTLGVLLAFDKRLRDGVFEIGRVQRLLELRRQDLTETRQQLETTTKAKTQVEQELTQAREEQKAQQIEAQRQQAAAQKRLKEINQSLRAALTKQIQTQAQLNRTRGQLERISAQYQQAQAQLNTVTGQARRLRQEIQQNQKELQALVAQRNQLKTRISQQDREIAKLDAEIQRRDLSIAQREALLKDLEKEAIALARNLQLLRQGNLALVRGQVLAARVVRIVRPSAARQAVEEILREANRNAMNQTQPGVEKISQRVVKISEKQVEQLIKQIDDGRDYFVRILAANNYVVGESSVQVFADVALNQQVFKPGEVLSRIEANPAVMTTREVRQRIDLLLEAAKFSAQRAGVLDENLLIADNRIQTLIRFFEQLQSYDRPLELKAIAAQNIYTAGPIAVELLATQNGQVIFSTQQSLPQPTEQGAGSREQGAGSREQGAEEQGAEEQGVGSGE
- a CDS encoding GTP-binding protein, giving the protein MHEPLEETELADELDKAIWGFDDIQAEINYKQAKDTLHNLVTRLDLKPQEREGLESEIAQLETMLENLEQRVVQIAVFGMVGRGKSSLLNALLGQQVFETGPLHGVTRSTQKAQWEVTEETIGTGDRYVKFTLPSSGDSQVELIDTPGLDEVDGETRAALAAQIANRADLILFAIAGDMTQVEHKALSQLRDVGKPILLVFNKIDQYPQADRIAIYHKIRDERVKELLSPDEIVMAAASPLTKKAIVRPDGTRSVQLSQGQPQIEELKLKILEILHREGKALVALNTMLYADNVNEQIVKRKLEIRASSAERLIWRATMTKAVAIALNPIMMVDLLSGAAIDLILILSLAKLYDIPMTQTGALQLLQKIALSLGGISASQLLANLGLSSLKSLLGIATPATGGITLAPYLSVAITQAGVAGVSAYSIGQVTKAYLANGATWGPEGPKAVITRILSSLDQTSILNRIKDELVAKLGARKES
- a CDS encoding SRPBCC family protein; amino-acid sequence: MTQIFEQSIEIAASATAVERCVTDLHLMHRWLNPALRCEPVGEWSTEIGSRSRFIIQVPLVKPTLECITIGRAPGLIVWGFEGFFQGSDRWECQPLSQGTRLLNRFEFDIPNPIVSWGFHTFAAPWTQADMKTQLQRLKQVAEEVSREQGAGSRE